In the Candidatus Bathyarchaeota archaeon genome, GATTCGAGAGCGCTCAGAGCAATGCTCATTGAATTTATCGAACGAACTGAATTCGATGGAATAGCTCCATTGCCCAAAGAAGCGAAGAGTACTGTTGCAACTGCCAAGAAATTGTCAAAAATAGTAGAATACTAACAAGCTTTAAAAAAGAGAATACGTATAGTTTATCCAAGTGAGGCTTTCGAAAGCTTTGACTTAAAAGTTTTAGGTTCATTCGTGCGTGGTTCGTAAAGTGACTTCGTTTCCACTCCATATGTCTCCTTTAAGAATTTCTCAAATTCGTTGAATGCAAGGCTGTCTGTTTCGTTAAATTTTAAGCAAAGAGGCTTGCCTTGATATACTCCACTTAGATCATACAGGGCTATTTTTTTAGAGAGTTCAGAGTCCATTGTCAAAGCTTCCACCAATTGCTCCGAAGGTTGTTGCTGGAAAACCCAAGCAGTGTATGAAACATCTATTACACTGTATGATTCTCCTTTAGGAACCGCAAGTTTTTTTCTAGAAGCAATTTTTTTGAAGGTAGAGGTATGAATTGTTCGTGTTCCAATAAAATTGTGGTATTCATCATCTATTTTTATTATGTCTTCATAATCGGAAGCCTTCCAACCTTTATGGCGACATGATTCTTTGAAATGCTTTAAAAGGTCCCAGACTCTAGGCATTTTCGAGAGTTGAGCCAATCTAAACACATCACTGAAAGATTTTTATAGAACTATATTCTAGTTCTCGCCGTAGGATTTAAACTTATTCTACATAAATTTCGCAAAATCGTAGCCAAGATAGTGGATCTTTAAAATAATTGACGAAGAAATTTCGTTTTTCCTACAGTTTTCCGATAGCAAAGGATAAATTACGCAAACTGTAAACACTTGTCTTTGTTGAGAAGGCTCACTTTATGAAGGCGAAAAATCAACTCGTTTTTCTTGATGATTTAGATTGTGCTATACTAAGGATTCTTCAAGTAAACGCTAGACAAACCTACACAGAAATTGGGCGGCGTTTAAATTTGGCGCATTCTACGATTTATGATCATATAAAGAAAATGGAAGAACGTGGAATTATCAAGAAGTATGCTGTTGTGATTGACCATAAAAAGGCTGGAGTGGATTTTCTTACTGCTATTGTGACTATTTTCACTGATCCGAAAGAAAGTGATATGGTTGCGAAAAAACTGGCGAAACACAAACAGGTGTCGGAAGTTTTTACTTCGCTCTCTGAGGAATTGCTTATAATTGCGAAAATAGTGGCGGAAAACCAAGAGAAACTGCATTCCTTTATCGCGCAATTTGTTGCTCCTCTACCGGGTGTGCTGCGGATTCGAACTTCCATTATTACAAGGAAATACAAAGAAGAAAATTTCTCCCTCTAGGCCAGAGATTAATTAGGCGTCTTTAAGGTCAGCTTTTCAGCAAGTTTTAGGGTATCTTACTAGTTTTTCTTTGTCGTCTCTTTACCCAAGACATTGTTATAAAGATGGCAGCGATGAGCATAGCATTTAGGCTTATCCAAGTGTGGTGTAGAGGCGACTTTATAGAAACCGTGAAACCTCCCACAATGGAAGATTTGTAGTGAGCGGTAGCTGTGTGAGGTGCGTTCATGTATATATGGATTGATTTGACGCCATCGCCTTGCGAGACGCCGTCTACAGTCCAGTTGAGGAATGTATAACCTGTAACAGAAGGCGCTGTAAGAGGCACATTCGTAGACTCGTCATACCAGCCTGTACCTGGAATTGCCACAATTCCTGACGGGTTGGTTTTAACTGTTAGGTAGTATTGTGTTTTCCAGCTTGCTATTGCGGTTTTTGGTCCATCCATGAGAATTGGGTCGCTTTGAGCGTAGTTTGTTCCTGAGGCGTCTCCGCCCCAAGAAGTGAATATTCTGCGAGTTCCATTTCCATGATCTATTGTGCTAATGTTTAAAGTTGCGTAAGCAGTGCTGCCACTGTCATACAAGCCTTCCCCACCTAAGGTGCCGTAGGGAGAGGAGACTGTCAAACAATATTGTGGCAATGTTACTGTGACGCTGGTTGTGCTTAGGCATGCGTTATCGTCTGTGTCTTTTTCGCCGGGCACTGTTGATGCTCCTGTGTTAATGAAATACGTTCCTACTAGAGCACCTGTTGTGGTCCAGTTGAAATTGAGCGTCTCTGTTGTGTTTGGCTGTAGGTTTGTGACTGTTTTTGTTTCGAGGAGTGTATCGTTGAAGTAGCAGTTTACAGTGAACGTCTCAGGCTCTGTTCCTTCGTTCTCAACAACAACTTCTACTGTTACATTTTCTCCTTGCGTTACTGTGGGGGGTGAGGGAAGTTGACTTATGATCGCAACATCATGTATTACGATTTTGACTGTTGAAAGAAAGGTGCATATGTTGTTTGTTTCGTTGCTTTCGGTAATTTCGTAGCTTGAGTCAGCTTCAGCATTTATTGAGTATGTTCCTGGCGGTATGCCTGTGGTGTCCCATGCAAACGAGATGGTGGTTTGACCGCCTGTTGCCAGATTGTAAACACGTATAACCCCAATTGGGTTACTGTCGTAGTGACATGTAACATTGAAGGTTTCAGAGATGTTGCCAAGGTTTTTCACTGTTACGTCCACTGCAACAGTATCGCCTTGACAAATAATGGTGCTTGTAGAAACTTGGCTAATTGCAGCCACGTCACGTATTATCGCGGTAACCGTAATATCGGTGTCACCGCTGTCTGAGACTGGGTTGCCACTAAACGTGTCTGTTCCTGAGGCTATAATGTCCTCTTTGTGATTTAGGGATATTAAGCTGGGAGAAGTTGGCGTTATGCTTATTCTAAAGGTTAATGTTGCGTTTGTTCCAGGAGCTAGAGTTCCAACGTTCCATACAATTTTTGGAGGTGGGAGCGCAATGATAAAACCTTGGCTTGGTGTTC is a window encoding:
- a CDS encoding Lrp/AsnC family transcriptional regulator; protein product: MKAKNQLVFLDDLDCAILRILQVNARQTYTEIGRRLNLAHSTIYDHIKKMEERGIIKKYAVVIDHKKAGVDFLTAIVTIFTDPKESDMVAKKLAKHKQVSEVFTSLSEELLIIAKIVAENQEKLHSFIAQFVAPLPGVLRIRTSIITRKYKEENFSL